The window GGCTCCGCGCAGGAGCCGGGGCTTTGGCTTTGGTGCCAGTGTTTCCTTGTCAGGCTAGGTCGAGTATTCGCTTACGCGCAGCGGGAGTCGGGTAGCGACCGACATCGCGCAAGGTACGGCGTTCCTGGAGCCGCTCATCCGTGTTGAATCCGAAGATGCGCTCGGTCACATGCCGACTTCCGTTCGCGGCTGAATGATCATGCCGTCTTCATCCAGAACGAAGTGCTCCGGCCAGCGGTCGGTCCGTGGGTTGAAGAAGCGGATCAGCCGGTTGGTCGGTCCCGCGATGGAGCCCAGGTCGGTTCCCTTGTGGCGATTGCAGAAGAAACAGGCGAACGCGAGGTTTTCCGGTTCCGTAACCCCGCCGTGCTTCTCGCTGACGATGTGGTCGATTTCGCAGCCGAAGAAGGTGTCAGCCTCGTGGATCATGCAATACTCGCACAGCCCCTCCGCTCGCGAGACGACCAGCCGCCGAAGCTCGACCGTGAGATAGCTACTCACCGGTCAGGTGCTGCTTGGCCCGGGCTTTCGCGAGGCGCATCA is drawn from Longimicrobium sp. and contains these coding sequences:
- a CDS encoding HNH endonuclease signature motif containing protein, with protein sequence MSSYLTVELRRLVVSRAEGLCEYCMIHEADTFFGCEIDHIVSEKHGGVTEPENLAFACFFCNRHKGTDLGSIAGPTNRLIRFFNPRTDRWPEHFVLDEDGMIIQPRTEVGM